The following coding sequences are from one Formosa haliotis window:
- a CDS encoding ABC transporter permease, protein MNYEYFLAKRIIGNKAYKSSVSAPIIKIGIAAITIGIVVMMIAIATGIGLQQKIRDKVVAFNGHITISNFDSNNSQESVVPISTHQEFYPEFKSVEGINHIQGVATKFGVIRTATDFEGIVLKGVGKDFTWDYFKEFLIEGRLPDFTKDRTEDVLISKFIANKMGFKLGDKFNTYFIKDDTNKPPSIITYNIVGIYNSGFQEFDASYIIGDIRHIQRLNKWDDTQIGNFELFVDDFDEVHDIGMEVYKNTPPTLNTQTILDKFYSIFEWIKIFDNNIYAIIGIMILVAGINMITALLVLILERTQMIGVLKALGSNNWSIRKLFLFNAAYLIVLGLFWGNVIGLGLLFAQKYLKLFPLDPSVYYVTEAPVYINLDYIIALNVGTFVLCLVMLLVPSYIITKISPVKAMRFE, encoded by the coding sequence TTGAATTACGAATATTTTTTAGCCAAGCGTATAATAGGCAATAAAGCGTATAAAAGTAGTGTATCGGCACCAATAATAAAAATTGGAATCGCGGCAATTACAATTGGTATTGTGGTTATGATGATTGCCATTGCTACGGGAATAGGGCTGCAGCAAAAGATTAGAGATAAGGTAGTTGCATTTAATGGACATATCACCATTTCTAATTTCGATAGTAATAATTCGCAAGAAAGTGTGGTGCCTATTTCTACACATCAAGAGTTTTATCCCGAATTTAAGAGTGTAGAAGGTATAAATCATATTCAAGGTGTGGCGACTAAGTTTGGAGTGATTCGAACAGCAACCGATTTTGAAGGCATTGTTTTAAAAGGGGTTGGTAAAGATTTTACTTGGGATTATTTTAAAGAATTTTTAATTGAAGGTCGCCTACCAGATTTTACTAAAGATAGAACCGAAGATGTGTTAATCTCTAAGTTTATTGCGAATAAAATGGGGTTTAAACTAGGCGATAAATTCAACACCTATTTTATAAAAGACGATACCAATAAGCCACCAAGTATAATTACCTATAATATAGTTGGTATTTATAATTCAGGTTTTCAGGAGTTCGATGCCTCATATATTATTGGAGATATTAGGCATATTCAGCGTTTAAATAAATGGGATGATACCCAAATAGGAAATTTTGAATTGTTTGTAGATGATTTTGATGAGGTACACGACATTGGGATGGAAGTGTATAAAAACACGCCACCAACATTAAACACTCAAACTATTTTAGATAAGTTCTATTCTATTTTTGAATGGATTAAAATTTTCGACAATAATATTTATGCCATTATCGGGATCATGATTTTAGTGGCAGGTATTAATATGATCACGGCTTTACTAGTTTTAATACTTGAACGCACCCAAATGATAGGTGTTTTAAAAGCTCTTGGCAGTAACAACTGGAGCATTCGTAAATTATTTTTATTTAACGCTGCGTATCTTATAGTTCTTGGTTTGTTTTGGGGAAATGTTATTGGTTTAGGATTACTGTTTGCTCAGAAATATTTAAAACTCTTTCCTTTAGATCCGAGCGTGTATTATGTTACCGAAGCACCGGTTTACATCAATTTAGATTATATAATCGCCTTAAACGTGGGGACCTTTGTCTTGTGTTTGGTTATGCTTTTAGTGCCGTCTTATATAATTACCAAGATATCTCCAGTAAAAGCGATGCGATTTGAGTAG
- a CDS encoding exo-beta-N-acetylmuramidase NamZ family protein, with translation MHLNVLKNTVLLFVFIMISCGCLAKPISKNSNTNHSIIQNDSTIIVGANRTQDYLPLLEGKKIGIVANQTSVIFKTDDGFTHLVDSLLQLDVSITKVFSPEHGFRGTADAGEVVKDGIDTKTKLPIVSLYGSNKKPTANQLKNIDLLIFDIQDVGARFYTYISTLHYVMEACAENNIPVLILDRPNPNGRYIDGPILEMEHKSFVGMHPVPVVHGMTIGEYAQMINGERWLTNKVTCELTVIKMEHYTHDSLYHLPIKPSPNLPNDQSINLYPSLCFFEGTNVNAGRGTNTQFQVYGSPFLKNQTFSYTPKPNDGAKHPKHEGKLCYGVDLTNEKQLNQINLAYLIKAYQATANKTEFFNAFFTKLAGSKKLQKQIEGNLSVTEIKQSWKTGLDAYKKMRKKYVLYN, from the coding sequence ATGCATTTAAATGTCCTCAAAAATACAGTTTTATTATTTGTTTTCATCATGATTTCTTGTGGTTGTCTGGCAAAACCTATATCCAAAAACTCAAACACAAATCATTCTATTATTCAAAACGATAGCACCATTATTGTTGGTGCAAACAGAACTCAAGATTATCTTCCGCTTTTAGAAGGCAAAAAAATTGGAATCGTCGCGAACCAAACTTCGGTTATATTTAAAACCGATGATGGTTTTACGCACCTTGTAGATTCGTTATTGCAATTAGATGTAAGCATTACCAAAGTGTTTTCTCCAGAACATGGGTTTCGAGGTACTGCAGATGCTGGCGAAGTTGTAAAAGACGGAATAGATACAAAAACCAAATTGCCAATTGTTTCGTTATACGGATCGAATAAAAAACCAACGGCAAATCAGCTTAAAAATATAGACCTATTGATTTTCGACATTCAAGATGTGGGAGCCCGTTTTTACACCTATATTTCGACTCTGCATTATGTTATGGAAGCCTGTGCAGAAAACAATATTCCGGTTTTAATTTTAGATCGACCAAACCCAAACGGACGGTATATTGATGGCCCGATTTTAGAAATGGAGCACAAAAGTTTTGTTGGTATGCACCCTGTTCCTGTGGTTCATGGCATGACGATTGGAGAATATGCGCAAATGATTAACGGCGAACGTTGGTTAACAAATAAGGTGACCTGTGAACTGACTGTTATTAAAATGGAGCATTATACCCACGATTCTCTTTACCATTTACCTATAAAACCATCGCCAAACCTACCTAACGACCAATCGATTAATTTATATCCGAGTTTATGTTTTTTTGAAGGTACCAATGTTAATGCTGGCCGCGGAACAAATACCCAGTTTCAGGTGTATGGGTCACCATTTTTGAAAAATCAGACCTTTAGTTATACGCCGAAACCTAACGATGGTGCAAAACACCCGAAGCATGAAGGAAAACTGTGTTACGGGGTAGATTTAACCAACGAAAAACAACTGAATCAGATTAATTTAGCTTATCTTATTAAAGCGTATCAAGCAACAGCAAATAAAACTGAGTTTTTTAATGCATTTTTCACTAAGTTAGCAGGATCTAAAAAACTTCAGAAACAAATTGAAGGCAATTTAAGTGTGACCGAAATTAAACAATCTTGGAAAACCGGTTTAGATGCGTATAAGAAAATGCGTAAAAAATATGTGTTGTATAATTAG
- a CDS encoding carboxypeptidase-like regulatory domain-containing protein — protein MVKILFLIMLNGVAFCQVQNLTVSGVVRSELQEPLQYVSVVLYQNHQIIAYSTTDKYGAYQLEFNIKRNEPHTFYIEVNSLGYHVQKQQILFHSKTDIKQDFVLSEKIEQLNEVVLEPWEKIAVQQETIRFKAAAFKDGSEQVVEDLLKNIPGLEVSEAAYSKVRCYFLPKAIIKSSN, from the coding sequence ATGGTAAAAATCCTATTTTTAATAATGCTTAATGGTGTTGCTTTTTGTCAGGTGCAAAACTTGACGGTTTCTGGCGTTGTTAGATCCGAACTGCAAGAACCGCTTCAATATGTTTCGGTGGTATTGTATCAAAATCATCAGATTATAGCTTATTCAACTACCGATAAATATGGAGCGTACCAATTGGAATTCAATATTAAAAGAAATGAACCACATACATTTTATATAGAAGTCAATAGTCTGGGCTATCACGTACAAAAACAGCAAATTCTATTTCACTCTAAAACCGATATAAAGCAGGATTTTGTATTAAGTGAAAAAATCGAACAGTTAAATGAAGTTGTTTTAGAGCCGTGGGAAAAAATAGCGGTACAGCAGGAAACGATAAGGTTTAAAGCTGCTGCCTTTAAGGATGGTTCGGAACAAGTTGTTGAAGATTTACTTAAAAATATTCCTGGATTGGAAGTGTCTGAAGCAGCCTATTCAAAAGTTAGATGCTATTTTTTGCCTAAAGCCATTATAAAATCTTCAAATTAG
- a CDS encoding GLPGLI family protein produces MKNISLLIFFLIVSLPLLAQPDAVYTSVNYHTKLNLDYPAERYYTLVFKGNKSSYIEKESIEVPIPNSKTMDYTNHEESEIFYVNSVEKTLHFQEYIDSKKYLVTANFPKIKWDITSTVKDTVLGHLCNKAVGNFRGRIYTAWYTPEIPVPFGPWKFQGLPGLILKVTDSLNQVDITATRLEFKTLNTQDEKFDLPTDYKKIIDEKTFLDMRFTFRMEQIKRIRATMSREAKLGPINIKTDRTNRWEKFYEWETEQSTPSKSE; encoded by the coding sequence ATGAAAAACATTAGCCTACTTATTTTCTTTTTAATAGTCAGTTTACCCCTTCTAGCACAACCAGATGCTGTTTATACTAGTGTGAATTATCACACAAAATTAAATTTAGATTATCCGGCAGAACGATACTATACTTTAGTGTTTAAAGGTAATAAGTCTAGTTATATCGAGAAAGAATCTATTGAGGTACCCATACCTAACAGTAAAACAATGGATTACACAAATCATGAAGAATCGGAGATTTTTTATGTAAATAGCGTAGAAAAAACTTTACATTTTCAGGAGTATATAGATTCTAAAAAATATTTAGTAACAGCTAACTTCCCAAAAATTAAATGGGATATTACTTCTACAGTTAAAGACACAGTTTTAGGACATTTGTGTAATAAGGCTGTAGGCAATTTTAGAGGCAGAATCTATACCGCTTGGTATACCCCAGAGATTCCCGTGCCTTTTGGTCCTTGGAAGTTTCAGGGCTTACCCGGATTAATTTTAAAAGTAACAGATAGTTTAAATCAGGTTGATATTACGGCAACACGATTAGAGTTTAAGACCTTGAATACGCAAGATGAAAAATTTGATTTACCAACAGATTATAAAAAAATAATTGATGAGAAAACATTTCTAGACATGCGGTTTACATTTAGGATGGAACAAATAAAACGAATTCGGGCAACCATGAGTCGGGAAGCTAAGTTAGGACCAATCAATATAAAGACAGATAGAACCAATCGTTGGGAGAAATTTTACGAGTGGGAAACCGAGCAGTCTACGCCGAGTAAATCGGAGTAG
- a CDS encoding GLPGLI family protein: MKQLLRLSIIFMSTLVFAQNKTGLVNYGHKQSMGMGAPIGLDYNAALQFNTDYALYSFQKDALEGGHIQKSEIIRDGENKVFVKSKFSTPEGFQYYTDRNTNTMQSRDLGLVYVKETLPKITWEISSETKTIGDFNCVKATTSFRGRDYTAWFTTAIPLPYGPWKLQGLPGLILEAYDTHKEVYFYFKSIQYPLATATAIVAPNPKQDGKAWITFADYKNGLIEAHKRATENGRLFMENFDAEENTARKSMANTYVEVFDE, encoded by the coding sequence ATGAAACAACTTTTACGCCTTAGCATTATTTTTATGTCTACTCTTGTTTTTGCACAAAACAAAACAGGTTTAGTAAATTACGGTCACAAACAGAGCATGGGTATGGGAGCGCCCATAGGTCTCGATTATAATGCAGCCTTACAGTTTAATACGGATTACGCATTATATAGTTTTCAAAAAGATGCTTTGGAAGGGGGACATATTCAGAAATCTGAAATTATCCGTGATGGTGAGAATAAAGTTTTTGTGAAATCAAAGTTTAGCACGCCAGAAGGTTTTCAATATTACACAGACAGGAATACAAATACCATGCAATCTAGAGATTTGGGACTTGTCTATGTTAAAGAAACGCTTCCAAAAATTACATGGGAAATCAGTTCGGAAACCAAAACCATAGGCGATTTCAATTGCGTAAAAGCCACAACAAGTTTTAGAGGACGAGACTATACCGCTTGGTTTACCACAGCAATTCCTTTACCGTATGGGCCTTGGAAACTACAGGGCTTACCTGGATTAATTTTGGAAGCTTACGATACCCATAAAGAAGTGTATTTTTACTTTAAGTCTATTCAATATCCATTAGCTACAGCGACTGCTATAGTTGCTCCAAATCCAAAACAGGATGGGAAAGCCTGGATTACGTTTGCAGATTATAAAAATGGACTTATCGAAGCGCATAAACGTGCTACTGAAAATGGTCGATTATTTATGGAGAACTTTGATGCTGAGGAAAACACGGCAAGAAAATCTATGGCAAATACTTATGTTGAAGTGTTTGATGAGTAG